TAGTAATTCCGATTGGTTTTTTAAGCCCCATTTCACGATATTTCCTTACTACCAAACCATGTGATAATAAAAGGTGGTGTGCTACTTTAACCGCTGCCGATATGCTTCTTTTTCCTGGTGCGTGCTCTCCAATTAAGTTAGATAAGAAAGAAGCACACCATGGTTCATTATGCGTTATCCACATATCGACATATTCATCAAGTTCCTCAAAGCATTTATTTGTGTATTCTAAGAAATACTTAATATTATCCCTTACTTCCCAGCCGCCTTTATCCTGAACCCATTGTGGAAGGTCCCAATGATAAAGGGTAGCTGTTGCCTTTATACCCTTTGCTTTAAGTTCCTTTAATAGGTTTTTATAAAACTCCATCCCCTTTGGGTTATATTCTCCTTCTTTAGGGAAAATTCTTGGCCATGCTATTGAAAATCTATAGCTATCGGCACCCAATTCCTTAATAAGTTCAACATCCTCTTTGTATCTGTGATAATGGTCGCATGCAACATCTCCATTGTCCATGTTTAAAACTTTACCCTTAGTTTTTGAGAATGTATCCCAGATAGAAGGAGTCCTTCCATCCTCATCATGGGCACCCTCTATTTGATATGAAGCTGTTGCAACTCCAAATATAAAGTCTTTTTCAAAGCTCATAATAAACCTCCAATTACTCCGCAACTCTTGAGCAGCTATTCCTCATTATCAATTTAGTTGGAATTCGTATCTCATACGGCTCATCAATTTCCTTTTCCTCAATCAAATTGATTAAAAGGTCTGCTGCTCTTTTTCCAATCTCCATTCTATCCTGTTCTATTGTTGTCAGTGGTGGAGTTGTAAAGGCGGAAATTTTAATATTATCAAAACCAACTATGGATATATCCTCTGGTATTCTAAATCCCTTTTCCTGAAAGGTAGTCATGGAGACATATGCAACATCATCATACGCCACATATACTGCAGTTGGAAAATCATCGAATGTCTGCTGCAATAGCTGAAGCGCGGCTTTTTGTCCAGCCTCATGTGTAAAATCCTCAGCCTCCACAACATATTTAGGATTGAATTCCATCCCTCTGGATTCTAAAAACTCCCTATATGCTTCGTATCTTTCTCTTCCAGCTACACTGTTTAAAGGACATGCAATATGAGCTATTTTTCTATGTCCTAAAAAATATAGGTATTCCAATGCCTGAAAGCTTCCCATTCTGTTGTCTGAAATAACTGTATACTTATTTGGATAAATTCCTTCGACTGAAACACATTTAATATCGCTCTCAAGGATAGACTTTATCTCATCTTTAAACTTTGCTCCAACTGCTAAAAGGACCCCATCAACTCCCCTGTAAAGGCAGTGTTCAAGATATGACTCCTCCTTATTACCAAACCTTTTGCTGATGAAAACTATGTCATATCCATATTCGCCAATCCTTGTGTTGAAGCTCTGAAGTATTTCGCTAAAGTGAGGATGCGTAATGCCTGTATGAAGTTCTTCAGACAAAACAACACCTATTAGCCATGTCTTTTTAGTTGCAAGCGCCCTTGCACTGTTGTTTGGTGTATATCCTAATTTATCAGCAGTTTCCATTATTTTTTTGTATGTTTTTTGACTTATTGATTTGTAGTTGTTAAAAGCCTTTGATACAGTTGCTGGTGAACAACCTGCTTCCTTTGCAACATCATATATTGTTACCATATTATTCCCCTCGAATCCATTTTTTAATAAATTATACTATAGTATATTTTGAATTCAATCCAAAATTTTGTATTTGAAATAATAAAAATCTGCAAATGCGCTGTAATCCTTCATATCGATGCAGCTCATTCCAACAAATGCTCCTGTAAAGCCAAGAGGATTTGCGTATTCATCTGAAAGAATGGTCACATCTATGTCATAAGGTATTTCAACCCAATTATTTTCTTCCTTTGCATATAAGAACCTTCCTACTTTATCCTTTACGATTAATTTTAAATATATTTTCCCTTCTCCTACAGGTATTTCTTCTATAGGCATTGAAAATTCCCCGTTGTTTAATACAAGAATTCCAAGGCATTTTCCCTTTTCCTCGTCATAGGATAGCCTTAAAATATATTGATTTAATTCATCATATCTATAAATCAATCCTGCCATCTTCTGAAAATGGTTAAAATTAAATTCAAGACAGGTTTCTGCTTCAAACCTGAAATCCGTCTGCCTTCTTACCAGTATATTCTGATAGTGATTTGACATAGGTGACTGCCCACCGTATAATCTTAACCTTCCATCATCCAATATCTCATGCTTTGCAGGAACCCTTAACGACATAAAATCAAGTTTAAAATTATACTCATCAAATTTATACTCAAAAACTCTTTTTTCAACTTTCTCGCCATAGCCTTCAAATTCAACAGGAGGAGTTAACCCGCCATT
This Caloramator mitchellensis DNA region includes the following protein-coding sequences:
- a CDS encoding LacI family DNA-binding transcriptional regulator, with amino-acid sequence MVTIYDVAKEAGCSPATVSKAFNNYKSISQKTYKKIMETADKLGYTPNNSARALATKKTWLIGVVLSEELHTGITHPHFSEILQSFNTRIGEYGYDIVFISKRFGNKEESYLEHCLYRGVDGVLLAVGAKFKDEIKSILESDIKCVSVEGIYPNKYTVISDNRMGSFQALEYLYFLGHRKIAHIACPLNSVAGRERYEAYREFLESRGMEFNPKYVVEAEDFTHEAGQKAALQLLQQTFDDFPTAVYVAYDDVAYVSMTTFQEKGFRIPEDISIVGFDNIKISAFTTPPLTTIEQDRMEIGKRAADLLINLIEEKEIDEPYEIRIPTKLIMRNSCSRVAE